The following coding sequences lie in one Arachis hypogaea cultivar Tifrunner chromosome 4, arahy.Tifrunner.gnm2.J5K5, whole genome shotgun sequence genomic window:
- the LOC112797976 gene encoding protein NSP-INTERACTING KINASE 1: MGTPSGRGRGRGRGGGGVLLPCSVAFFLFFSTATALLSPKGVNFEVQALMGIKNSLVDPHGVLDNWDADAVDPCSWTMVTCSAENLVIGLGTPSQSLSGTLSPTIGNLTNLQIVLLQNNNITGPIPSELGKLPKLQTLDLSNNFFSGEIPPSLGHLRSLQYMRLNNNSLHGELPESLANMTQLAFLDLSYNNISGPIPRILAKSFNIVGNPLVCATGKEPNCHGLTLMPMSMNLNGTEDALPSSKPKSHKMAIAFGLSLGCLCLIVLGFGLVLWWRHKHNQQAFFDVKDRHHEEVYLGNLKRFQFRELQVATNNFSSKNILGKGGFGNVYKGVLSDSTLVAVKRLKDGNAIGGEIQFQTEVEMISLAVHRNLLRLYGFCMTPTERLLVYPYMSNGSVASRLKGKPVLDWGTRKNIALGAARGLLYLHEQCDPKIIHRDVKAANILLDDYCEAVVGDFGLAKLLDHQDSHVTTAVRGTVGHIAPEYLSTGQSSEKTDVFGFGILLLELITGQRALEFGKAANQKGAMLDWVKKIHQEKKLELLVDKDLKGNYDRIELEEMVQVALLCTQNLPGHRPKMSEVVRMLEGDGLAER, translated from the exons ATGGGGACTCCAagtggaagaggaagaggaagaggaagaggaggaggaggagttcTTCTTCCATGTTCTGttgcatttttcttgttttttagcACTGCAACTGCTTTGCTTTCTCCCAAAGGAGTAAACTTTGAAG TTCAAGCTTTAATGGGGATAAAGAACTCACTGGTGGATCCTCATGGTGTTTTGGATAATTGGGATGCGGATGCTGTTGATCCTTGCAGCTGGACTATGGTTACTTGTTCTGCAGAGAACTTGGTGATTGGATT GGGTACTCCAAGTCAAAGTTTATCTGGTACTCTTTCTCCAACCATAGGAAACTTAACCAACCTTCAGATTGT GTTGCTTCAGAATAACAACATAACTGGACCAATCCCTTCAGAGTTGGGAAAACTTCCTAAGCTTCAAACTCTCGATCTCTCTAACAACTTCTTCAGTGGTGAAATTCCCCCTTCACTTGGCCACTTGAGAAGTTTGCAATACAT GAGGCTCAATAATAACAGTCTTCATGGTGAATTGCCAGAATCATTGGCTAATATGACACAGCTTGCTTTTCT TGACTTGTCCTACAACAATATCAGTGGCCCTATACCAAGAATTTTAGCTAAATCCTTCAA CATTGTTGGAAATCCCCTTGTTTGTGCAACTGGAAAAGAACCAAACTGCCATGGCTTGACACTGATGCCAATGTCCATGAACTTAAATGGCACTGAAG ATGCCTTACCATCAAGCAAACCAAAATCTCATAAAATGGCAATTGCTTTTGGCTTGAGTCTCGGATGTCTCTGCCTCATAGTTCTCGGTTTCGGCCTTGTTCTTTGGTGGAGGCACAAGCACAATCAACAAGCATTCTTTGATGTGAAAG ACCGGCATCACGAAGAAGTATACCTTGGAAACTTGAAGAGGTTCCAATTCAGAGAACTCCAAGTTGCTACCAATAACTTCAGCAGCAAGAACATTCTTGGAAAGGGTGGTTTTGGAAATGTCTACAAAGGAGTTCTCTCTGATAGCACTCTTGTAGCTGTCAAGAGGCTGAAAGATGGCAATGCCATTGGAGGAGAGATTCAGTTTCAGACTGAAGTCGAAATGATCAGCCTCGCCGTCCACCGGAACCTCCTCAGACTCTATGGATTCTGCATGACACCAACAGAAAGGCTCTTAGTTTACCCTTACATGTCCAATGGCAGCGTCGCTTCACGTCTAAAGG GTAAGCCGGTGTTGGATTGGGGAACAAGGAAGAACATTGCATTAGGAGCAGCAAGGGGGCTATTATATCTTCATGAGCAATGTGATCCAAAGATAATACATAGGGATGTGAAGGCTGCAAACATATTGCTTGATGACTATTGTGAAGCAGTGGTTGGTGATTTTGGGTTGGCAAAGCTTCTGGATCATCAAGATTCACATGTCACAACTGCAGTTAGAGGCACTGTAGGACACATAGCCCCAGAGTATCTATCTACAGGACAATCATCTGAGAAAACTGATGTGTTTGGATTTGGGATTCTCCTCTTGGAATTGATCACAGGACAAAGGGCACTAGAGTTTGGAAAAGCTGCTAACCAAAAAGGAGCCATGCTTGATTGG GTAAAGAAAATTCATCAGGAGAAGAAGCTAGAGTTGCTTGTGGACAAGGATCTTAAAGGGAACTATGACAGGATTGAGCTTGAGGAAATGGTTCAAGTAGCATTGTTATGTACTCAAAACCTTCCAGGGCATAGACCAAAGATGTCTGAAGTTGTAAGAATGCTTGAAGGTGATGGATTAGCAGAGAGATGA